The following are from one region of the Bacillus methanolicus MGA3 genome:
- a CDS encoding class I SAM-dependent methyltransferase: MILGAGMDTFAFRRLDLLNQVQVFEVDHSATQVFKLNRLAELEWKIPTNLRFEPMDFIKESLADALKEYILYKTGPIFDDIYSILVSKGRRIIFI, translated from the coding sequence GTGATACTTGGGGCTGGGATGGATACCTTTGCTTTTCGTCGTTTGGATCTCCTAAATCAAGTTCAGGTATTTGAAGTTGACCACTCCGCCACACAAGTATTCAAACTTAATCGACTGGCTGAATTAGAATGGAAAATTCCGACAAATCTACGCTTTGAACCAATGGATTTCATAAAAGAGAGTTTGGCTGATGCACTTAAGGAATATATTTTATATAAAACAGGTCCAATTTTCGATGATATCTATTCAATACTTGTCAGTAAGGGAAGGCGCATTATCTTTATATAG